In Mucilaginibacter celer, one DNA window encodes the following:
- a CDS encoding PfkB family carbohydrate kinase, translated as MYDICCVGHITLDKVVTPQAVKHMAGGTSFYFSNAIRNMDVSYVLVTSLALSEMPVVEKLRDKGIEVNATNGGETVYFENIYSGNQDHRTQRVLQKADPFVIDQLNGIEANVFHLGPLLADDISTEFIKKLAQHGQLSLDAQGYLRKVEDKNVIPVDWPEKREALQYITTLKVNEHEMEVLTGITDIREGAKVLNEWGVKEVVVTLGSMGSVIYVDGIYYTIPAYKPTEIVDATGCGDTYMAGYLFQRAKGKDYQEAGEFAAAMASLNIQTSGPFVGTEEDVLALLAVNKELKA; from the coding sequence ATGTACGATATTTGTTGCGTTGGGCATATAACATTAGATAAAGTGGTAACTCCACAGGCAGTAAAACACATGGCGGGGGGCACTTCGTTCTACTTTTCGAACGCTATCCGCAATATGGATGTGAGTTATGTGCTTGTTACTTCGCTTGCTTTAAGTGAAATGCCCGTTGTTGAAAAACTGCGCGACAAAGGCATTGAGGTAAATGCCACTAACGGCGGCGAAACCGTTTATTTTGAAAATATCTACTCCGGCAACCAGGATCACCGTACCCAGCGCGTGCTTCAAAAAGCGGATCCTTTCGTTATCGATCAGCTAAATGGTATCGAGGCTAACGTTTTTCATTTGGGCCCGCTATTGGCTGATGATATCTCGACAGAATTTATTAAAAAACTGGCACAACATGGCCAGCTTTCGCTTGATGCACAGGGTTACCTGCGCAAGGTGGAAGATAAAAACGTAATCCCGGTTGACTGGCCAGAAAAACGCGAGGCTTTGCAATACATCACCACCCTTAAAGTTAATGAACACGAAATGGAAGTGCTTACCGGCATAACCGATATCCGCGAAGGTGCCAAAGTACTGAACGAATGGGGTGTTAAAGAAGTGGTTGTTACGCTTGGCAGCATGGGTTCTGTTATTTATGTAGATGGCATTTACTACACCATCCCCGCCTATAAACCAACCGAAATTGTTGATGCTACCGGTTGCGGTGATACTTATATGGCAGGTTATTTATTTCAACGCGCAAAAGGTAAAGACTACCAGGAAGCCGGTGAATTTGCTGCTGCTATGGCCAGTTTAAACATTCAAACATCAGGCCCTTTTGTAGGCACAGAAGAGGACGTGTTAGCGCTTTTGGCCGTTAATAAAGAGCTGAAAGCTTAA
- a CDS encoding YceI family protein, producing METKNFEIANNQSRIEWIGRKVTGAHDGTINIARGTFNVAGGKLTGGEFTIDTTSIKILDIEDEATNAQFAGHLASDDFFAIEKYPEATLVITSVAPKTAEAYQVEGNLTIKGITHPIAFDAAVNISADTLTATGKITIDRTKYEMKFRSGNFFQNLGDTLIYNDFDLNISVTAKAA from the coding sequence ATGGAAACTAAAAATTTTGAAATCGCAAACAACCAGAGCCGTATCGAATGGATTGGCCGTAAAGTTACAGGTGCACATGATGGCACTATAAACATTGCCCGTGGTACTTTTAATGTAGCCGGTGGCAAATTAACCGGTGGTGAATTTACCATCGATACCACCAGCATTAAAATACTGGATATTGAAGATGAAGCCACCAATGCACAGTTTGCCGGCCACCTGGCATCTGATGATTTTTTCGCTATCGAAAAATATCCGGAAGCTACTTTGGTTATCACATCAGTTGCTCCAAAAACTGCCGAAGCGTATCAGGTTGAAGGCAACCTAACCATTAAAGGCATTACCCATCCTATTGCTTTTGATGCAGCGGTAAACATCAGCGCTGATACATTAACCGCTACCGGCAAAATCACTATTGATCGTACCAAATACGAAATGAAATTCCGCTCGGGTAATTTCTTCCAAAACCTGGGCGATACCCTCATCTACAATGATTTTGATCTGAACATATCTGTAACCGCAAAAGCTGCTTAA
- a CDS encoding tautomerase family protein — MPYVKIEVTREGVTKQQKQQIIKGVTEVITNTLNKDPHLTHVVIQEIDLDDWGYAGEQVSELRAKGITADKN, encoded by the coding sequence ATGCCATACGTAAAAATTGAAGTAACCCGCGAAGGCGTTACCAAACAGCAAAAACAACAAATTATAAAAGGTGTAACCGAGGTAATTACCAACACCCTTAATAAAGACCCACATTTAACACACGTAGTAATACAGGAAATTGACCTCGACGACTGGGGCTATGCCGGCGAACAGGTTTCAGAGCTCCGCGCTAAAGGTATCACTGCCGATAAAAATTAA